The following DNA comes from Verrucomicrobiia bacterium.
CCATTGCGGATGGCAGTTCACGCGAGTTTTGCCGCATGATCCAGGATGCAGGCTTCGCGCCGCAGAACGAACGGCGCGATGTTTACAAGGTGTCAGCGCCGATCGAACTGCAATTGGGCGAAACGGAAATGACGTTGTTTCCGTACGACGGCTTTAAAATTACTTGCACCAGTTCGGATCGCGGCGGGCGATTCACGCAGTTCTACAGCGTGGAGTTGACCCCCAAGACGTGGGAGGAGGAACTCTCCAACGCGCGCACGTTCTGCTTCTACGAAGAGATCGAATACCTGATCAAGAACGGACTGATCCGCGGCGGCAGCCTTGAGAATGCGGTTGTCATTCGCGATGACGCCGTGCTGACGACTGAACCGCTGCGTTATGCGGAAGAATTTGTTCGCCACAAGATTTTGGACATCGTGGGCGACCTGTCACTCGTCGGGCGTCCGCTGCAGGGACATTTGATCGCGGTCAAACCGAGCCACATGGCGAACTGTGAATTGGCGCGCCTTGTGACCGCGCAAATGCAGAAACCCTTGCGGGCCGCCCAGGCTTTCGGGCCGCCGCCACCGAGCGATGGCAAGGAGTCCCTGGTTGAAATCATGGACGAGCAGGGGGCGCTCGATGCCAACCAGGTGATGCGAATTCTGCCGCATCGCTATCCGTTCCTCATGGTCGATCGCATCACGAAGATCGAGGGGAATTTGATTGTCGGCGTGAAGAACGTCACAATCAACGAACCGTTTTTTCAGGGCCATTTTCCCGGGCACCCCATCATGCCGGGCGTTCTGCAGCTCGAGGCGATGGCGCAGGTTGCAGGCATCCTGATGTTGCGCCGGGCAGAGAATGTCGGCCAAATCGCCTATTTCATGGCTGCTGAAGACGTCAAATGGCGCAAGCCCGTGGTGCCTGGAGACGTGCTGGTCATGGAAGTGCAGATGACAAAGATTCGAGGGAAGCTCGGAAAGGCGAAGGGCGTCTGCAAGGTGCGGGGCGACATTGTGAGCGAAGCGGAAGTCACGTTCATGCTGGTTGAAGCCTGAGTATGTCCGACATTCATCCTTCCGCCGTCATCCATCCCTCCGCGCAGGTCGGCGAAGGCTGCAGGATTGGGCCGTATTGCATCGTCGGTGAGCACGTGAAGCTCGGCGCGCGCTGCAGGCTCCACTCGCACGTGGTGATCGATGGCCATACCACGCTGGACGCCGAGAATGAAGTGTATCCGTTCTGCAGCATTGGGTTGCAGACGCAGGATTTGAAGTGGAAGGGCGGGTTAACGCGAACCGTCATCGGCAGCAACAACACGTTTCGCGAATACGTGACGATCCATAGCGCGACAAGCGACGGCAATGCAACGACGCTGGGTTCGCACAATCACGTCCTTGCATACTGTCACATCGCTCATGACTGCCGCGTGGGCAGCCATATCATCATGTCCAACGCCGCCACGCTTGGCGGCCACGTGACTGTTGAGGATCATGCGGTGATCAGCATCTCCGCCGTTCATCAGTTCTGCCGGGTTGGCAGGCTGTCGATGATTGGGGGTTGCTCCAAGGTGGTGCAGGATGTCCCGCCATTTATGCTCGCGGATGGCAACCCGGCCGAGACCCGCACGATCAACAAGATAGGTTTGGAACGCCATGGCGTTGCCGATGAAACCATCAGCGCGCTGCGGCAGGCCTACAAACTTCTCTTTCGGGAAGGGCTTACGTTGACGAACGCAATTGCCCGGATCGAAAAGGAACTGCCGCAATCTCCGGAGATGGCGCACCTTGTGCAATTCGTCCGCACGAGTGAACGTGGCATCAGCAAGTGACAGCGCCGGCGGGCTGAAGCCTTTCGCCACTGAGTCAACCATGCCGAATGACCTTCCCCCATTGGCGCCAGGAACGCTTTACCTCGTCGCGACGCCCATCGGCAATCTTGAGGACATCACCTTGCGCGCTCTTCGGGTGCTGCGGGAATGTGATGTGGTTGCCGCCGAGGACACCCGCCGTTCCGGGCAATTGCTGAGGCATTTTGAAATCAGCAAGCCGATGTTGAGCTACTTCCAATTCAACGAGGCGCGCCGCAGCGAAGAGATCATTGAACGCCTGCGTCGTGGCGAAAAGGTCGCGCTCGTGACCGATGCTGGCAGCCCTGGAATCAGCGATCCGGGCGGACGCGTGGTGAAGGCGGCAATCGCTGCAGGCTTGCGGGTTGAGTCCGTTCCCGGCGCGAGCGCGTTGGTGGCGGCGCTTACTGCGAGCGGGCTGCCGACTGACGAGTTTCATTTCGTGGGCTTCCTCCCGCACAAATCAGGGCAGCGGCGCAATCAGTTGCGGGGACTGGCAACGGTTCCCGGAACTCTGGTGTTTTACGAATCACCTTACCGCGTGGAAAAGTTGCTGGGCGAATTGCTCGAAGTCATGCCGGAGCGGCAGGTGGTGCTTGCGCGCGAACTCACAAAGAAATTCGAGGAATACCTTCGCGGCACTCCCGCCGAACTGCAGGAGAAGCTGAAGACGCGATCGCTCAAGGGCGAATTTGTCGTCTTGGCCGCACCCAGCCTTGCGCCCGCACGCGCGGCGGAGTAGTTCTCTGCCGTGGTCCAACTGCAGGCATTGAGGCAGATTTCGCGGGACGATTGGCTGCGCCCGTCCGTGATCGCGCTGCTCGCCGCCAACCTCGTTCCGATCTTCGGCGTGCTGCTCCTCAAGTGGGACGTCTTCTCACTGATGTTCCTGTTCTGGGTCGAGAACGTCGTCATCGGCTTGTTCAATGTATTACGGATGGCTGTCGTTCCTCCGACGCCCGGTTTTCCCCGCGCCACGAAACTGTTCCTCATCCCGTTCTTCTGCTTTCACTTCGGGATGTTCACGCTGGTCCACGGAATCTTCGTCCTGGCGCTGTTCGGTGAGGAACCGGGCGGCGGCATGAGTTCACCCAACCCGATGCTATTCTTGAACGTCATCCGCGAGTATCACCTGTTCTGGGCTGTCGTCGGTCTCGTGGCCAGCCACGGGGTGTCTTTCGTCTCGAACTTTTTGCGCGGAGGCGAATACAAACGCGCCGATCTCGGACGTCTCATGGCTCAACCGTATGCGCGGATTTTCGTGCTGCACGTAACAATTCTTGGCGGCGGACTGCTCATGGCTGCGCTGAAGGAGCCGTTCGCAGGCCTCATCGTCCTCATTGTCCTGAAGATCATGATCGACCTCGCCAGCCACCTCGCTGAACGGAAGAAGTTTGAATCCGATCCCGCGACCGCTGCATCCAGGCACTGACGATCAGCTTTGAAGCGGGTTATTTCGGCTTCAATTGCGGGAACAGGATCACGTCGCGAATGCTCTCCTGGCCGAGCAGCATCATGCACAGGCGATCGATCCCAATTCCGATCCCGCCTGCGGGCGGCATCCCATGCTCGAGCGCGATCAGGAAATCCTCGTCGACCTTCTGTTGTTCGCCTCCCGCCTGATGCTCCAGGCGGTCGCGCTGGACGATCGGATCGTTCTGCTCGGTATAGCCCGGGGAAATCTCCTGGCCGTTGATGCAGCATTCGAAGACTTCAACACACGTGGGATCCTCAGGCGACAGTTTCGCGAGCGGCACGAGTTCCTTGGGCAGATGCGTGACGAACGTTGGCTGAATCAGGGTCGGTTCAATCAGCTTTTCGAACACCGCACCCGTGACTTCAAAATCCTCGTAGCCCTTGGCAATGTCGCCGGCGAGCTTCAGATCTTCCATGGCCCGGCGGCGGCGTTCTTCGGGCGTGACGTCAAACCAATCATTCCCCGCCACACCACGGACGAGATCCTTGTACTTCGCGCGCTTCCAATGCGGCGTCAGGTCGATCGTCTTTTGCACGCCGCCTTCAGCGTCCTTGTGCTCGATCACCAATGTTCCAAGGACTTTCTCAGCCACGTGGCAGATCAGCGATTCCACGGTCTCAAGCATCACCTCATAATCCGCAAACGCGTGATACGCCTCGAGCATTGTGAATTCCGGATTGTGCCGCCGCGATAATCCCTCATTGCGAAAGTTCTTTCCGATCTCGAACAGTTTGTCGATTCCGCCGACGAGCAGCCGCTTGTGGTAGAGCTCGGGCGCGATCCGCAAATAGAAATCGCTGCCAAGCGCGTTGTGAAACGTCTTGAACGGCTGGGCCGCGGCGCCGCCGGGGATCGGCTGCATCGCGGGGGTCTCCACCTCGATGTAACCGCGGCTGGCGAAGAACTGCCGGATCTCGTGCACAATGGCGCTGCGCTTCAGGAAGACGTTCTTCACGTCAGGGTTTCCGATCAGGTCGAGATACCGCTGGCGATAGCGAATCTCCATGTCTTCAACCCCGTGCCACTTTGCCGGAGGAGGCCGCAGGGCCTTTGAAAGGATGGTGAAGGATTCCAGCTTGATGCTTGGCTCGTTTGTCTTGGTGCGGAACAGCGTGCCCGTGACGCCAATGAAATCACCCAGGTCGAGATGCGTGAAGATGCTGAACTGCTCGTCGCCAATGACGTTCTTCTGCGCGTAGACCTGGATTCGGCCGCTTTGATCGCGCACGTCGATGAACATGCTCTTGCCCATGTCACGGTGCGCGGTGATCCGGCCAGCGACGGAGACACGTGTGCCTTCGGGCAGTTCGCCCTGGTCGAACCGCGAGCGGGCGTCGTTGCAGGAACGGTCAGGCGTGAACTTGTTCCTGAATGGATCAATGCCCTTGCTGCGCAAAGCCTCGAGCTTCGCCTTCCGCTGCGCCATCAGCGCGTCCAAAGATTGATGCTGCTGTTCCATAAATGCAGCGGGCAGGAAACACCAAAGCGAAGGCGAATCCAAGAAGCGAATCGCTGGAGCGCCGGCTTGCAGCCTAATGCCTTACGATGATCAAGGAACCGATCGCGCGCGAATTGGCGAATGGCGGATGCCACAAAGGAGAAACGTGTCGCAAGGTTTTTAGGTGCCCGCATTCACAGCAGCCTGCCGGCTTGGAAGCGCGGCGATACAGTCCCGACTCGTCGCGAGAAACCGGCGCCACGGCCGGACGCTGCGCAGTCCCGCTTTGACACCTTTGTCGAAACGGGCTTTGCTACGGGCATCCAGATATGAGCCGTGAAGCAACTGAAATGACTGTGGAGTCAGTGACAAGTGAAGTTTCCGACACGAAAACCGTTCGGCTCAAGTGGCCTGACCGTTACAACCCCGACTTCAAAACAGGCCAGTTCATCACCTGCTTTTGGCCCGACGAACCGAATTACAAGCGCGCCTATTCGCTTTCCTCCTGCGCGCTGGATCGCGGCTTTTATGAGTTCACTGTTCGGCGCGATGGCAAGATGGGCACGCGCATTGTGGATTGGATCAAGCCGGGCCAGAGGATGATGGTCCTTCCGCCGACGGGACGATTCCTTCCTGTTTACGAGCCGGGCAAGCATCTCATCTGCATCGCGGGCGGCTCGGGTGTTACCCCCTTCCGCAGCTTTGTCCGTGAAGCCACATGGCGAAAGCTGGAGACGAAGATCACCATTCTCTACAGCGTTCGCACAACAAACGACGTCATTTTCAACGAGGAATTTCGCCGCTTGGAACAGGAGAACCCCAACTTCAAGTTCCTGGTGACCTGCACGCGCCTGGCAGCGCAGGACCCTTGGATCGGCCGCCGCGGCCGCATCGAACCTGCATGGCTCCGCGAGCATACAACGGACCTCGCCAACACAGTTTTTTATGCATGCGGGCCCAACGCGCTTGTCGAGTTTGCCGAGGGCATCGTCTTTGAACTGGGTGCAACGAAGCAGCAGATGAAGACCGAAAAGTGGGGATAAGCGTCCTTCCCGTGGCGCACACGAATCAGCGAAGCCGTTGATGATCAGACAGAAGGGTGAGTCGCCCAGGCTCAGCTCCATCTTAACTCCCTCTCTTCCGCTCGGAGCGGAGGAGAGGGGCTGGCGAAAGGAGGAGCGTTTAGACCTGAAATTGACGTCACGCTGTAGGATGAATCAGAGCTCCCTCTCCCCCGACCCCTGGATGCTGTGGGAGAAACCGGCTTTTCATTTCCCGTCTTCAAACCTACCTTCAACCGCCATGTTGAAACGAACACCCCTGTTTGAGTCGCACCAGAAGCTTGGCGGCAAGCTGATCGAATTCGGAGGCTGGGAAATGCCCGTGCAATACACTAGCATCAGCGACGAACATCTCGCCGTGCGAAACGGGGCAGGGGTTTTCGACATCTCACACATGGGCGAGATCACCGTGAGCGGCGACGCAGCGTCGGAGTTTCTGAATTCGGTCCTCACCAACGACATAAAAAAACTCTCCCCAGGTGAGGGCCAATACACCTTGATGTGCAACGAACGGGGCGGCGTTGTGGATGACCTGTATGCCTATCAGTTGTCGGAAAACGTTTTCCTGCTCGTCGTCAATGCCTCGCGAACTGTCGGTGATGTCGCATGGTTGCAGCAGCGGCTTCAGGCATTCGCGAATCAAGCCAGCGTGAAGATGACGGACGCATCGCATAATTATGCGGCCATCGCCGTTCAGGGGCCACGCGTGGCTGAGTTCATCAACGAATGCATTCAAGGCCCGTCCACGTGCGGGCTTCGCGTGGGGCGGGTAACCGACCTGAAGAAAAACCAGATCGGCGGCTTTCCCTGGCACGGTGCCACGGTGCTGGTCTCGCGCACGGGCTATACCGGCGAGGACGGTTTTGAAATCGTCGGTCGCGATGAGTCGATCCAGCAGATTTGGGATTCCTTGCTCCTGCATGGCCAGCCGTTCGGTATCAAGCCGTGCGGCTTGGGGGCGCGCGACACGCTTCGAACCGAAGTGTGTTATCCGCTTTACGGCCATGAGCTCGATGAAAACACCACGCCGATCGAGGCGGGACTCGCCTTTTTCGTAGCGCTCGACAAGGGAGATTTCGTTGGCCGGACTGTGTTGGCTGAGCAAAAAGCGAACGGCGTCGCGAAAAAATGCGTGGCCTTCAAGATGTCGGACAAATCCGCTCCGCCGCGGCCGCATTATCCGATCTGGATCAATGGCAAGCAGGCCGGCGAAGTTGTCAGCGGAACGCAGAGTCCTTCCCTCAACGCCGGGATAGGTCTTGGATACGTCCCGGCTCAATTCGCGAAGGCAGGAACCGCGATTGAAATTGAAATCCGCGGCAAACGCTTTCCCGCTGTCACGGTGAAAAAACCGATTCTAACGAAACGCGTTTCGGGTAGTCCCGCTACGTAGCGCAGGTCTCCGAACCTGTCCCGCCCTCCGCAGTAGCTGCTACGAAGGACGGGCCGCATCGCCGCGCGTCCAGGCCGGCTGGGGGTGAATCTCGCCGGGCAGAAGAAAATCTGCGAAACACGCACCTTGGAAACCGGCCTGGAAATCTGCCCGGCGTTCGAATTGAAGAATTCAGTTTCCAAACGAGATGCAAGGCGTAATCTGCTGCGGCTTTTAAACTGTTATGAGCAACGTTCCTTCCGATTTGAAATATACGAAATCGCATGAATGGGTGCGGATTGCGGGCGATGTCGCCACCGTCGGCATCACCGACCACGCCCAGCATGAACTGACCGATGTGGTATTTGTCGAGCTGCCTGAAGCTGGCCGCAAGGTCAAGGCAGGTGAGCCGTGCGCCGTGGTGGAGTCGGTCAAGACAGCGAGCGACATCTATTCTCCCGTGACTGGCGAGATCACCGAGATCAACAAATCGGTCACGGACAATCCCGCGCTTGTAAACACAGATCCTTACGCTGGCGGCTGGTTCTACAAGGTGCGGCTCTCCAACACGGGCGAACTCGACGGCCTCATGGCTGCCGCAGAATACCAGGCGCAGATCGGCGGATGAATTTTCCAGCGAACACCCGTTGCATTTTTATCGGGCGTGGCGAGTTTATACCGTGAATGCGAAAAGGATCCGACTTTTCATCAAGCCGTATTGCGGCTGGTGTCACAAGGCAATGCGATGGCTCGACGATCACGACATCGAATACGAAACCATTGATGTCATGGCGGATGAATCTGCCTACGACGAAATGATCCGCATTTCCGATCAGGAGCTGGCGCCCGTCATCGATGTGAACGGCGAGGTGCTCGCCGACTTTGGGCCGGATCAGCTCGAAGCGTTCTGGAACAAACTGGAAAAGAAAAATGCCCGCGCCTAGTTCGACGGAAATCCGCCCGCGTCCGCGCCTGCCGGAATGGCTGCGCATCAAGCTGCCGACGTCCGACACGTTTTCCCATACCCGCTCGCTGCTCGACGAGTTGAAGCTGCACACGGTTTGCGAAAGCGCCAAGTGCCCAAATCATTGGGAATGCTGGAGCAAGGGAACGGCGACGTTCATGATCGCAGGCGATCGATGCACCCGTGCTTGCGGTTTTTGTGCGGTCTCCACGGCCAAGCCATTGGCGCTCGAGGCGGATGAACCGCAGCGGGTCGCTGAGGCCGCGCGGCGGATGCGATTGCGGCACGTGGTGATCACGGCCGTGGCGCGGGACGACTTGAAGGACGGCGGGGCGGAACATTTCCGGAGAACAATCGAGGCAGTGCGCCAGTTGAGCCCTGGAATCGTGATTGAAGTGCTCACGCCTGATTTCAACGACAGCGACGCGTGCATTGAGAATGTTCTTCACGCACGGCCGCAGATATTCAATCACAACCTGGAAACTGTGCGCCGCCTCACGCCCGCCGTCCGGCATCGCGCCACCTACGATCGCTCACTGAGCGTGTTGCAAAAGGCCAAGTCGCGAGCGGACTATGCCCTGCACACGAAGTCGGGGATGATGCTTGGTCTTGGCGAGCGGGAGGACGAGGTTGTCGAAGCGATGCGCGACTTGCGCGCTGCGGGTTGCGACATCCTCACGCTTGGCCAATATCTGCAGCCGACGTTGAAACATCTGCAGGTCGTTGAATTTGTCAGCCCCGCCCAATTTGAACGGCTGGGTGCGATCGCGAGGGAAATGGGATTCGTGCACGTCGCGAGCGGCCCGATGGTGCGGAGTTCGTATCATGCGGACGAGTTTCACGGAGCCGAGCAATCTGCTGAACCGCGCTGCTAGCCGGCAGCCGCATTTCGGCGCAGCAGGAAGATCATTGCGGCCAGCACCAGCAGGCCGAAGATCAATGCGATCACGGTTGCGATGGTTTTGACGGTCTTCGCCTTGTTCAGCGCCCGCGCTGTGCGCTGCTTTTCTGCCTGCATGAAGAGCGCCAATTCCTTCTCCAATGAAACGATTGAGTCCTCGTCCTTGAGCGACAGGGTCAGCCAGGGGGTTGATGAACTTCCAATTTCGGCTGGCAGGCGCTTCAAGACTTCAGCCGACGCAGGCTGAAATCCATTTTGCTTCCAAAAGGGAGCGTCTTCACGCGTCCAGAGCCGTGCGATCCCGTGGTTCAACGCCAGCGACTGCATGCGTTCCCAGAACATTGGACGCACGGTCTCTGCGAGGCTGAAATCGGGGAACGCTTCCCCGCGCAACACAGCGTGCCGTTGAACGATCTGAAACCCAATTCCGCCCACAACGTTTTCTGCGCCGTCCACGGCGACCTGATACTCGGTCAGGCGGCGTTCCATGTCTGGCACGTCGAATCGCATGCTGTTCCATAGCGGACGCAGGGCAGGGAGGTCATCCAGAGTGGCGCGGCGCACGCGCAGGGGACCCGGGTTCATGATTTGTGATCTTAGGCAACCCAGTTGCGAGGTTCAATAGCTGGGTCGCGGAGAGTTCCAGGGCGGTGGTCTGTCGCGAGTATTGCACGTGTGGGAGTTGTCCATGTGAAGCCCGCTTGGAAGCCAGCGATAGTCCCGACTCATCGGGAGAAACGCGCGCTACCTGTAGCGCCGACTTCCGAGTCTGCTGTGTCGCAGGATTCCCTACCTGTCCGGCGCGATTCACGCAGTACCGCTTTAGAAGCGCGGCGATACTGCCCTGTCGTCGGCAGCGGGGTTTTGTGAATGGCAGGAAAGGTTTGGAAAGGTGCGCTGCGCTTGTTGGAAACGGCTTGCTTCAGGTGCGTCCGGGTCTAAGTTTTGCGCCCATGCAGAATCAGACGTTGACGCTTGGCCACTCGCCCGACCCGGATGACGCTTTCATGTTTTACGCCCTGGCGAAGGACTTGATCCCAACGAGCGGATTCCGTTTCGAACATATACTCCAGGATATTCAAACCTTGAACGAGCGGGCCACGCGCGGGGAGTTGGACATTTCCGCCGTGAGCATTCATGCGTATGCATATGTGAGTGATCAATACGCGCTGCTGCCGAGCGGTGCCAGCATGGGTGACGGTTACGGACCCATGCTCGTCGCGAAGCAGCCGTTTACGAAGTCCGAGATTTCGAAGCGCCGGATCGCCGTCCCCGGAACAATGACGAGCGCGTTCCTTGCCCTGCAACTCTGGCTGGGAAAACCTGCGAAGGAATTTGAGTTTGTCGTCGTGCCGTTTGACCAGATTTTCGAGGCTGTCCGATCGGGGAAGGCGGATGTGGGCCTGATCATTCACGAGGGGCAGTTGACGTATCAAAACGAAGGGCTCGTTGTCTGCGAAGACCTCGGCGTGTGGTGGGGTCGCGAAAACGATGGCTTGCCGCTGCCGCTCGGCGGGAATGTGATACACAAGCGTTTCGCGCCCGAGGTTCGCAGCACGATTTCCGAAGTTCTCACGGCAAGCATTCAGTTCAGCCTGGATCATCGCGCTGAAGCAGTGCAACACGCGCTCCAGTTTGCGCGCGACATGGGCCGCGATCTTGCCGACAGGTTTGTTGGAATGTACGTAAACCATTGGACCCTGGACTATGGCAAGCGCGGACGGGAATCGATCCGCCGTTTCCTGCATCGCGGATTCGAGCAGGGGCTCATCCCACATCGGCAGGAGTTGGAGTTTGTGCACTGAGTGGGAATAAGTTTTTGAGAATCCTTTTGACTCACAAGGACATGGGAGTACGGTTGTCGGCATCACCGGAAGAACCACCTGATCCCGGTATTATTTTTTTCGCGGAATGAATGAACGAGACGCGACATCAACATCGGCTGATTTCGACAGCGGCGGGACCAAGCCCCGAGAGGGCATCACGGTCCTGCATGTCGACGATGACCCCAATGACACTGCGCTTCTGCAGGCGGCCAGCCGCAACGCGCGGGTCGACTTTCGTTTGCATAATGTCGAGGACGGCGAGCAGGCGATCGCCTACTTGAGCGACGCCCAGCAGGCGCGTGGGCCGATGCCATCCCTGGTGCTGCTGGACATGAAGATGCCGAGAGCGACGGGCTTGGAAATTCTTCAATGGATCCGAAAGCATCCTGACTTGAATCGGCTTCCAGTGATCGTCTTGTCGGGATCGGAACTTCAAGAGGATATTCGCAAGGCCTACGCCGAAGGTGCGAATTCGTATTTTGTAAAGCCTCTGGGATTTGATGCGCTCGTGGACCTGATCCGCAACATCAGCAGTGTTTGGCTGGCGGAGAAGGACGGCACGTCGGTGTAGATCTTCAAGGTGCTGAGCGTTGCGCCGCTTCAACGCGCGAACAGTGCACGTGTCCGGCGTGGTTTCAAGAGCTTCAAGGAACTCCCGGTGGTGAACCCGGCAACGCCCCGGGACTGACATCCGTTTTAGTGCGAATTGCTGAAGCCGCTTGCTTTGTGATGGAGTGGGCGGCACATGAAAACCCGTTTTGATTCCGCCTTGCACAAGCCCGTTTCGGGCAGCGGCGTTGTCGGGTTTTCTACGCAGAAGACCCGTTGGAAACCTTTCCATTCCAACGGCTTAGGCCGGAACGACACAGGCGACATTACCGAAAAGAATCGGTGTAAAGTGTTGATCCACAAGCAACTGCGGCAACTAATCATCTGGGGTGTTCACCCCGGTATGGAATCCGCTAACGCGTTAATGTCCCCTTCTGCCCAATTGTGTCGGGCGCTTGGGATTTTTATCTGATCGAAACCAAAGAACAAAAAGTCAAATGAAACACTCCATAGTTATCGCTGCGCTCGCACTCATGGCTACCGTGCCCAGTGCCCTCGCTGTTGCACCTCCCCCGAGCGTTCCCGATGCGGGAGCAAGCGGGCTCCTCCTCGCAATTGCCTGCGGCGGCTTGATGGTAGTCCGACGCTTTGTGTCTAAGCGCGACTAAACAAAGCACGACTGAGGATTCCCGCTGGAAAGCGGGAATCCTCGGTTTCGCTCCTCCAGAATTTTGATCACGGTTTTTCAGAAGGTTAGTTGAACTCTACGGACTCATGAAAACAATCCAGTCACTCCGGGCGCTTTTTCTCGGCCTACTTTTACCTTTCGCTACTGTTCCCACAACCCAAGCCATGACGAATGGCTGCTGCCTTGAACTCCCGGCCATTCCGAATAACGAGGCGGATGGTTTGGTAAAGGTCGCTTGGGGCAATCAACCTAATTTTCCAGGAGTTGCTCCGGAATTCAGCTGGTTTACCGTCGACATTCAGCCGGGCGGACCAGGCGTTCCAACGCCACCGATTCCCGCTGGCCGCTATGCCGCGTGGTGTTTCGATGTCGCGACCGAGCTCGCCCCGCCTCCCAATGGAATCCTCTTCGGCGGCTATTTGTTTTCCAGTTGCGATCCCTCCGTTGCGTTCAATCAGTACCTCCCCGGTCACCCGAACGTGCAAAAAGATGCCGCAACATGGAAACGCATCAATTACCTGATAAACCATCGGTTTCAAGCATGTGGTGGTCTTGTACCCCGGATGTGGGAAGTGCAACGCGCGATCTGGACGCTCATGGGTCAGCCCCTTACGACTGTTCCCAGTCCGCCGTATCCTCCTTATAGGGCTAACGTAGTTCAATGCCTGGTTGACAGTGCCATTGCGAATGCTCCGAGCTGGCAACTATCCTGCGGCGACAAAATCGCTGTTATTTACAACGTCGATGTAAACTGGGACACAGTCGCGCCTGAAGTTCAGCTTATCTTCCTTGAAGTCCCGTACTGCCCCCCGATCAGCTGCCCGCCCGACGTCACAGTTAATTGCGAACAGGTCGCAAGCGGCGCGCTCACGAACCTGACACTCCTCGGCCAACCCACCACCGATCCTTGCTGCCCGATCACAAATCGGTACGTTGATGTGATCACCCCCGGCAACTGCCCGAACAGCTACACGATCACGCGCACCTGGACTTCGATTATTTCCTGCGCAACGAAGACATGCGTGCAAACGATCACAGTCGTCGACAACACGCCTCCCACCCTGACGGTTCCCCAAGGTGCCGCTTTGGGATGTAATCCGACCCTCGTTCCGACCGACGATCTCATTCGATCCCTCGTGACAGCGACTGACCTCTGCGGCCAGGTGATCACCAACGTTTCACACATTGATGAACCGAACGGTTGTAGCATTACCCGCACGTTCACCGTGACTGCTGTCGACGAATGCGGCAACACCGCAGGTCCGAAGACAATCGTCTTCACGTGGAAGGTCGACAAGGAAGCTCCTGTTCTGATCGGTCTGCCCCCGGCAACCGCGACATATTCCTGTGAGATGCCGGTCCCTGCGGCTCCGACAGTCACCGCGCTGGACAACTGCGATACCAATCTCACGGTCCATTTCACCGAAACG
Coding sequences within:
- a CDS encoding bifunctional UDP-3-O-[3-hydroxymyristoyl] N-acetylglucosamine deacetylase/3-hydroxyacyl-ACP dehydratase, which codes for MVSLRLFNPGVLHQQTLSRPAEFSGVGLHSGNRVNMTFLPAPPNSGIRFRRIDLDGKPEIEARVENVAETNRSTTLAKGNTRIHTVEHVLAAFAGYGVDNAVVELDSNEPPIADGSSREFCRMIQDAGFAPQNERRDVYKVSAPIELQLGETEMTLFPYDGFKITCTSSDRGGRFTQFYSVELTPKTWEEELSNARTFCFYEEIEYLIKNGLIRGGSLENAVVIRDDAVLTTEPLRYAEEFVRHKILDIVGDLSLVGRPLQGHLIAVKPSHMANCELARLVTAQMQKPLRAAQAFGPPPPSDGKESLVEIMDEQGALDANQVMRILPHRYPFLMVDRITKIEGNLIVGVKNVTINEPFFQGHFPGHPIMPGVLQLEAMAQVAGILMLRRAENVGQIAYFMAAEDVKWRKPVVPGDVLVMEVQMTKIRGKLGKAKGVCKVRGDIVSEAEVTFMLVEA
- the lpxA gene encoding acyl-ACP--UDP-N-acetylglucosamine O-acyltransferase, with translation MSDIHPSAVIHPSAQVGEGCRIGPYCIVGEHVKLGARCRLHSHVVIDGHTTLDAENEVYPFCSIGLQTQDLKWKGGLTRTVIGSNNTFREYVTIHSATSDGNATTLGSHNHVLAYCHIAHDCRVGSHIIMSNAATLGGHVTVEDHAVISISAVHQFCRVGRLSMIGGCSKVVQDVPPFMLADGNPAETRTINKIGLERHGVADETISALRQAYKLLFREGLTLTNAIARIEKELPQSPEMAHLVQFVRTSERGISK
- the rsmI gene encoding 16S rRNA (cytidine(1402)-2'-O)-methyltransferase, whose product is MPNDLPPLAPGTLYLVATPIGNLEDITLRALRVLRECDVVAAEDTRRSGQLLRHFEISKPMLSYFQFNEARRSEEIIERLRRGEKVALVTDAGSPGISDPGGRVVKAAIAAGLRVESVPGASALVAALTASGLPTDEFHFVGFLPHKSGQRRNQLRGLATVPGTLVFYESPYRVEKLLGELLEVMPERQVVLARELTKKFEEYLRGTPAELQEKLKTRSLKGEFVVLAAPSLAPARAAE
- a CDS encoding DUF6498-containing protein; amino-acid sequence: MVQLQALRQISRDDWLRPSVIALLAANLVPIFGVLLLKWDVFSLMFLFWVENVVIGLFNVLRMAVVPPTPGFPRATKLFLIPFFCFHFGMFTLVHGIFVLALFGEEPGGGMSSPNPMLFLNVIREYHLFWAVVGLVASHGVSFVSNFLRGGEYKRADLGRLMAQPYARIFVLHVTILGGGLLMAALKEPFAGLIVLIVLKIMIDLASHLAERKKFESDPATAASRH
- the lysS gene encoding lysine--tRNA ligase; translated protein: MEQQHQSLDALMAQRKAKLEALRSKGIDPFRNKFTPDRSCNDARSRFDQGELPEGTRVSVAGRITAHRDMGKSMFIDVRDQSGRIQVYAQKNVIGDEQFSIFTHLDLGDFIGVTGTLFRTKTNEPSIKLESFTILSKALRPPPAKWHGVEDMEIRYRQRYLDLIGNPDVKNVFLKRSAIVHEIRQFFASRGYIEVETPAMQPIPGGAAAQPFKTFHNALGSDFYLRIAPELYHKRLLVGGIDKLFEIGKNFRNEGLSRRHNPEFTMLEAYHAFADYEVMLETVESLICHVAEKVLGTLVIEHKDAEGGVQKTIDLTPHWKRAKYKDLVRGVAGNDWFDVTPEERRRRAMEDLKLAGDIAKGYEDFEVTGAVFEKLIEPTLIQPTFVTHLPKELVPLAKLSPEDPTCVEVFECCINGQEISPGYTEQNDPIVQRDRLEHQAGGEQQKVDEDFLIALEHGMPPAGGIGIGIDRLCMMLLGQESIRDVILFPQLKPK
- a CDS encoding FAD-binding oxidoreductase, whose product is MTVESVTSEVSDTKTVRLKWPDRYNPDFKTGQFITCFWPDEPNYKRAYSLSSCALDRGFYEFTVRRDGKMGTRIVDWIKPGQRMMVLPPTGRFLPVYEPGKHLICIAGGSGVTPFRSFVREATWRKLETKITILYSVRTTNDVIFNEEFRRLEQENPNFKFLVTCTRLAAQDPWIGRRGRIEPAWLREHTTDLANTVFYACGPNALVEFAEGIVFELGATKQQMKTEKWG